Genomic window (Sinorhizobium sojae CCBAU 05684):
CGCCCAGTCGGCCGAATGGACCCCTTCTTCGTTGAAGCGGACCTGCTCGAAAAGCGTCCAACTTGCCGATTGCACAAGCCCGCCCTCGATCTGGTTGCGGATACCGTCGGGATTGACGGCCTGGCCGCTGTCGCAGGCAGCGACTGCGCGGCCAAGCATGATGCGCCCGGTTGCGCCGTCCACCTCCACATCGATAGCCACCGCGCAATAGGCGGCGAGGTTCTTGTAACGGGCATAGGCAAAGCCGCGCCCGCGTCCCGGTCTCCGCTCCCAACCATTCCAGTCGAACGCCTCGGCGGCCGTAGTCACGACATCGCGGGCTCGCGGATCTTCAAGCCGGACAAGCCGGAACTCCACCGGGTCCGCCCCGGCGGCAAGCGCCAGTTCGTCCATGAAACTCTCCAGTGCAAAGACGTTCGTGTAAGCGCCGAGGGAGCGCAGGGCCGATGTGCGCAACGGCATCTCGCTGATGAAGTGTTCGACGACGCGTGCATTCGGGATGTTGTATTCCGGAACGGCGTTTCGGTCTGCGCCGCCGGCTGGCTGCGGGATATTGGCGGGCGCTTCCGGCTCGAAGGAGCCGGAGATGAGTTGCGCGGGCAGGAGGTTGCCCGCCGGGCCGGGCCTCGTGGTGTGCGGATTGCTCCAGACTTCGTAGTTCCAGCTCGATACGTCGCCAGTGCCGGAAACAGAGCCATTTGCCCGCACGACCATGGCCGAGCCATAAGGTTCCCATTGATGCTCGTGGTCACGCATCCACTGAACGCGGACCGGGCGATCGGGCAGGGCGCGCGCCAGCAGGGCTGCATCGGCTGCCGCGTCGTCGGCGCCGTTATGGCCATAGCAGCCCGCGCCCTCCATATGGATGAGTCGGACCGCGCGTTCGTCCATGCCCATCATCTCGGCGATCGCCGAACGATCCGGGTAGACCCCTTGGGTGTGGCTCCAGATGGTGAGCTGCCCATTCTGGAAGAGGCCCACCGCACAGGATGGCCCTATCGATCCGTGCATCTGGTAGGGCCGTGTGTAGGTGGCTTCGACGACCTTCGCTCCTTCGGGCGGCGAGGCGGCCGTTTCCGGCCCATTGATCACGCTGCTGTCTGCCGGCAACTGCATCAGGTGATCGTAGATGTCAGTATCGGAAGGCAGCGATGCGCCTCCTTCCCACTGCGCGGCAGCTTGGAGCGCCCGCATCGCCTTTATCGCCTGGAACTCTCCTTCCGCGATCACACCGAGATAGTTGCCGTCACGCACCACCCTGATCACGCCTGGCATCTCATCGACCTGCGACGTATCGAGGTCGGAAAGGCGCATGCCTCGTCTCGGCGGACGCACGACGCGGGCATGCACCATGCCTTCCAGTTTCAGGTCGTGCACATAGGACGGCTCGCCGGTGACTTTGCCCGGAATATCAACTCGCGGTACCGATTGCCCCATGACCGTATAGCTCTCGGGCTCGAAGAAGCCGGTCTGGTCGTTCACCGTCACATGAAGCGACCGTCCGCTGACGAGCTGTCCGTAGCTTAGCCTTTCGCCGGCACTGCTGACGACAGTGCCGTCCTCGGCCTTGAGATCGTCCGCCGCGACACCGAGTTGATCGGCCGCCAGTTCGATCATCATCCGGCGCAGATAGGCTGCCGCGTGCAGAATGGCCGTGCCGCTCTTTTCCATCGAATGACTGGCTGCGGTGTAGCCCTCGTCTGGCGTCTGTCCGGTATCGGCGGTGAGGAGCCTGATGCGCGAGAAGTCCACCTTGAGCTGTTCCGCCGCGATCTGGCTGAGGGCTGTCCGGATGCCCTGACCGAGTTCGGCCTTGCCGGTAAAGACCGTGATGCTTTCGTCGTCGTCGATCCGGATCCAGGAATCAAGGAAAGGAAAGTCGGAAAGACTTCCCGGAAGCCTAACGGGAGGTGGAGAGTCGGCTGGCGCGCCTTCCTGGGCCGCAAGCCGGACGGGCGAAATCGAGAAGTAGAGCACGAGCGCTCCACCGCTCTTGAGAAGTGAGCGGCGCGACAGTTCCAGCTGTCCAGGGACGGTCATTGAGTATTCCCCCCTGCGGCGGACGTTTGTTCCCGGAACCCTTCACTCGCCCGGTGCACGGCGCGCAGGATGCGCATATGCGTTCCGCAGCGGCAGAGAGAGGGCTCAAGAGCTTGGCGGATAGTTAGTTCGTCAGGAGCGGAGTTCAGCAAAAGCAGGGCATGCGCACGCATGATCATACCCGGGATGCAATAGCCGCATTGTGCCGCCTGCTCCTCGATAAAGGCCCGTTGTACCGGGCCGGGACTGTCGATCGAACCGAGACCTTCGAGCGTCGTGATCTCCCGCTCGGCAAACATGGCTATGGGCGTAAGGCAAGAGAAGACGGGACGGTTGTCGGCGAGCACCGTGCAGGAGCCGCACTGGCCCAGTCCGCAGCCGAACTTCGCGCCGTTGAGCTGTATCTCATTGCGCAAAACGTAGAGCAGCGGCGTCTCCGGGTCGCTCTCGGTGTCGAACGTACTGCCGTTCACTCTCAGCGTGATCATTCTCTCACTCCGCTTCGGCTGTTTCTGCCACGGCAACTGCCCCTGGGTGCGTTCTCCTGGCGACGACGTCGTCGATGTCCAGCCAGGGCTCCAGCCCGGTGTACCGCCCACGCAGATAGGCCGCGAGCGCCACCAACTGCTCGTCCGTCAGGGCCCCGGCAAACCCGGGCATGTAGCGGCCCGGCTGACCCTCGGGCGGCTTGACGCCTTCCTCTATGACCCGGATGAGATTTAAAGGCGTGGGTATGCGGATCGACGTGCTATAGGCCAGAGGCAAGCCCGCGGCGAAAGGCGAGGGGCTCGCATCGTGGCAGACCGCGCAAGCGCCGGCATAGATCACCGCGCCGATATCGTCGCCGTCACGCGCATCGCCGACAGCGCCGGTGATCTCGGCATCGGTCTCCGCCTCGTCGCCCTCCATGAGCAACGTGATATAGGCCGAGATCGCCGCGACATCTTCGTCGGCAATGCGCGAGAGGTTGTGGACGACGGGCGCCATTGCGCCGAAAGCGACGCCGTGCTCGTCAACCCACCGGCCCGCCAGGTAGTCGGCCAATTTCTGTTCGTTCCACCTGACCGCCGCCGGCACATCACCGGCGATTGCGGGTGCGTACCAGTTCTCGGTGACCTCGCCTCGCAGGAAGTCGTCCTCTTTTTCGGCCTGGAGAGCATTGCGCGGCGTGTGGCAGCCGCCGCAATGCCCCAGTCCCTGGACGAGATACGCGCCACGGTTCACCTTCTCGTCTGCATCCGGGAGACGGGTAAAGCGTTCATTGTCCAGATAGAGAAGCTTCCACGCGGCCAACAGCGGGCGGAGGTTGAACGGAAATCGCAGTTCATTTTCCGGCGCCTCGTTCCGCACCGGCTCACGCGTCATGAGATAGGCATAGAGGGCATCGACATCCTCCGGCATCACCTTCGTGAAATGGTGATAGGGAAAGGCGGGGTAGAGGTGCTGCCCCTCTCTATCGAGTCCCTCATACATCGAACGTCGGAAGGCTGCTTGTGACCAGTTGCCGATGCCAGTCTCCGGGTCCGGCGTGATGTTCGTCGAAAAGATGGTGCCAAGCGGAGTCGGGATCGGCCGGCCGCCTGCGTAGGCTTCCCCCCGCTCGGCCGTGTGGCATTCTGCGCAGTTTCCGATCAGCGCTAGGCGCTCGCCAAGCTCGATAGTGGCGCTGTCGAAACGTTGCGGATCGGGACGCTCAATGGGTTCGAGCGAACGCGGGCTGACAGCATAGGCGACGGCCGTCGCCGCAAGCACGATGAGCGCTACGACGACGCCATAGAGAATTTTCACCGGGTTCTCCTCCAATCGAGAAGAGTCCTCGATGGAGCCCAACCGACAGCACCCCAAAAATGTTCCATGTGCCGTAACGTTAAGGCGTCCGCACCAAAAATCGCGGTGCCTGGTTTCAGGCACCGCCAAAGAGCAAAAGGGGGACTAGATTGTCGCTCCAAATGATGAGGAACGATGCATAGTCAATCCACAGCCGGGCAATTTGTTCCACGGCTTGCATTTAATGAAGAGCTGCTGGAGACAAGAAATTCTTACGGGATTGCAACCGCTTGGCGGCACATACCATGCATCGCGCTGGAAAGCCCTTGAGCCACTCGGCGCAGGTTTCGGTCGGCGCTACACTGGAGACTCCCCCCGCGCGTTGGTCACACGGATACGGGGTTTTACCCGGCGCACGCTAGGTCCACCGACGCTCGAGCGGCTGCGAGCTTATTCGCAGCCTTGCCGCGGGACTGCAAGTCGGGGCCAAGCCTCTAAATCCGACCCATGAGTACCAGAATCAGGAGCACGACGAGCAACAGCCCGAGGAATCCGGAAGGGCCATAGCCCCAGCCCGTTGAGTACGGCCACGTAGGGATCGCCGCTATCAGCAACACGACGAGAATGATCAGGAGTATGGTTCCAAGCATGCCGGCTCTCCTTAAGCAATTATCGCTACACGTCCACGCTTCGGTTTGGGCGTCGGAAGGGGCCTTTTCGAAAATTTCAATCGACCCGGAGCTCAAACCTAGATGAGATTTGCACCCTAAACCCGAAAGCCGCGCAAATGGTTCCGGAGGCACGCTCAAACGTTTGCTGATGCAGCAGTGTCGTTTGCTGGTCTGAGGCTGCCATTGGTCCGAAGCGGCGCCAGCTACCTCAGAGCACGATCCCTCCGGCCATGATCGCGAGCACAAGAAAGACGAGGAATATGGCCACGGCGATAAAGAACAGTATCTTGGCAATCCCGGCCGTCGCAGCCGAAACGCCGGAGAAGCCTAAGAAGCCCGCGACGAGAGAGATTAAAAAGAAGATCAAAGCCCACTTCAACATTTCTACACCTGTGGTGGTAGGAGTGATCCCGTAGAAAATAGGGCATCATTCCGACATGGCCAGAAGGCGACGACGTGCGGCGAGAGCCTGCTGAGATTGCCGGATCCAAAGACGCCATTCCTGCCGTTATGACGGAACCAATTTCAAGGGACGGCGTTAGACGGGCTCGTACCAAACGGGCTCGCTGAGAAGGAGGGCAAGCCATGGCAGAAAAAACACTTGAGACGCTGTTCTATGAAACGCTCAGGGACGTCTACTACGCCGAACGACAGATCCTGAAGGCGTTGCCGAAGATGGCGAGGGCAGCTCAGTCCCAGAATTGCAAGGACGCGTTCGAAAAGCACAAGGAACAAACCGAGACGCATGTCGAGCGGCTGCAGCAGGTATTCGACATGATCGGCAAGCGGGCTCAGGGAAGAACATGCGAAGCAATGGACGGCCTGATTGCCGAGGGCGAGGACGTCGCCGAGGAGTTCAAAGGGTCGCCCGCCATAGATGCGGGACTGATTGCGGCAGCGCAGGCGGTCGAACACTACGAAATCGCGCGCTATGGCACCCTGAAGACCTGGGCAACGCAGCTTGGCCTTAAGGAAGCGGTGTCCCTCCTCGACGCGACGCTGCAGGAAGAAGGCGATACGGACAAGAAGCTTACCAAACTTGCCGTAGACGCAGCGAACCAGAAGGCGAAAGCGGCCTGAGCGGTCAGCTTCCCACACTAAAAACGCCGGTGACTCTGCCGAGGAGGGGCGCAACTGATCCGCCCATCTTTCGGTCTCGGGTCACCGGCTTTTGCCGTGGGCGAAACCGATGACGGTCGACGCGCTTTCGAGTGGAACAGGTTTGGCCGTGCATGGTTCTAGCGATTGGGCGAGGCGAGCAGAAGAGGAAGGTCTCATGAGCGAAGCCACCGCAACCGACAAGCATGAAGAAATCCGGCGCTGGGTCGAGGAGCGCAACGGCCACCCGGCGCGAGTGAAGGGCCCGAACGGCGGCCTGCTCCGCATTGATTTCGGCGAGCCCGAGGAATCCCTTGAGCAAATTTCCTGGGAGGAGTTCTTCCGTATCTTTGACGAGAACAAGTTGCTGTTCCTGCACCAGGACAAGACCGCGGATGGCAGCCTGAGCCGCTTCAACAAATTCATCGACCGGCAGTGAACGAAAGATCGCCCGCGGAGGCAACCCCCAGGCTCGACCGCAACATTCGCGCAGTGCTGAAACAGCGCGCGGATGATGAGCGGAACAGAACGGCGCAGGACCGGATTTCGCAGCACATCACGAACTTTGCCGGTTCGCTGAAATTCCTTTATCTGCATATCCTCGCATTTGGGAGCTGGATCGTCGTGAACCTCGGGCTCCTGCCCGGCGTGCCGATTTTTGACCCGAGCTTTGCCATGCTCGCCATGATCGCCTCGGTGGAGGCGATCTTCATTACCACTTTCGTGCTGATCTCCCAGAACCGAATGGCCCGGGAGGATGCCAAGCGGGCGGATCTGAACCTGCAGATATCCTTACTGGGGGAGCAGGAGGCGACACGCCTCCTGGCACTCGTTTCCGCGATCGCGAAGCGCCTTGATGTGAAGACGGATGTCGATGACACCATTGACGAGCTTGCGACGGAAATCACGCCGGAACAGGTGCTTCACAGGCTTGACGAGCGGGAAGCAGAACCGCGCGAGTAGGCGGACGGAAGGCCTGCTCTCGCCGCGTTGGTGGTCACCTCAAGATCCCGCACACGTCGATCAGGAAGATCGATGTGCCGCTCCAGATGACCCCCGTCAACGACAGCAAACTCAAGAGCCGTTCGACGCGGATGGAAAACGTACGATTGTGCGGGTCCGGCATGTCGTAGCGCAGCATATGTGCGAGGCGGTCAGGAAAGAAGATGCCGAAACATAACACCAATATGGCCCCCAACGTTGCCAGAACCACCCACGTCTGGATGAGAGCGGACGGCGCGACTGAGCCGCTTCCGACGACGCAGGTTGCGGACTGGAAGCCATAGACGAGAAGCAGATGACCAGCCCATAGGGTCGGTCCGCTCAGCAGGAAGAGGATAGCGCTGGCGATTGGTGCTTCCCGTGCAGGATTCTTCATCGCGAACCTACCCGATCAGCCGCGGGAAGCCGTGCACGAGCGCGAGCCCGACCAGCGACTGCGCTACGGCGTAGTGATATAGCAGCATGTAATTATCGAAGGTAACACGGCGCACGCCATCGAGCTTGCCTGTGAGGTATCGCGCGAGCGTATACAATCCCAGTATTGCAAGCGTGAAGGCAAGCTGGCCGAAGAGCACCACGCCGAGATAGACCATGGCGCCGTAGGCGTTGTCGCCGGGGCTGAGGCCGGTCATCAGATGGCCTGAGAGTTCGAGCGCAAGTGCGCCGATCAGAGAGGCGAGCGACAGCAGGAGAGCCGCCGACATGGCGACGGGCGATGCGGCGAGTTTCCCAAGCCTGCGGCTGACGAGCCAGATGAGGGCCGAACCGGACAGCAACAGGGCTGCGGTTGAAGCCGGCCAGAGGCCGGGCGGCGGCGCGGGAGATCCGGCCGGTGCCCAGACTTCGGGCGACACGAGCCAGAGAAACAGATAGGAGAAGACGTAGGCGAAGTAGAGGGAGCCCGCCACGATCATCAGTACCACCATCGCCCACCAGGAATGCGACGTGGGGCCAGTCATATAGGTGGGCAGGCGGACGCCCTTGGCTATCTCGATCGTACCCTTGGATGGGCCGGGATCGAGGCCCCACGTCCAGATGAGAACGAAGGCGATGGCAAGCGCGCCGCAGACGATGGCGACAGTCACAATCTTGATCGTCAGCAACAGGAAGCAGGCGGCCGTAAAGACGGCCGCGAGGAAAGGCGGCCAGCCGGGGCCCGGCATCTGGATAATGTATTGCGGCCGGGCATGGATCGGCGAGGTGACAATGGTCTCCCGCCCGCCCGTCGGAGCATTGGGGAGATAGTGATGGCCGTCTCGTACTTCCTGGGGAAGGCTCGGCCTGTCCCATAGCGGTTCGCGGCTGGTGATGTGCGGAATGCTGCGGGTGGAATAGACGTCGTTCGGCAGCCACTCGAGCGTGCCTGCTCCCCATGGGTTCTCGACATCGGGTTCTCCGGCGCGGAACTTTGCGACGAGGTCGGCCAGAAATATGAGCACCCCGGCGCCGAGCACAAAGGCCCCGACGGTGGAGATGGTGTTCAGCAGGTCCCAGCCCATATCGGCCGGGTAGGTCCAGACGCGCCGGGGCATGCCTTTGAGGCCTGTCAGGTGCATCGGCAGGAAGGCGACGTTGAAGCCGATGAACATCAGCCAGAAAACCCAGCGGCCGAGCCGCTCCGAGAGCGGCCGCCGGCTGAAGAGCGGGGTCCAGTAGTAGAATGCCGCGAACAGAGGGAAGACGAAGCCGCCGACCAGCACATAGTGGAAGTGCGCAACGACGAAATAGGTGTCGTGCACCTGATAGTCGAAGGGCACCATGGCTACCATCACGCCGGTGAGGCCGCCGAGGGTGAAGATGAACAGGAAGCCGAGGACGAACAGCGACGGGGTCGTCAGACGAAATCGCTCCCGCCCCGCGGCGATGGTAGCAATCCAGGCGAAAACCTGGATGCCCGACGGCACGGCAACCGCCATGCTGGCGGCCGAAAAGAACGCGAGGCTGAGCGCCGGGATGCCGGTGGTGAACATGTGGTGCACCCAAAGCCCGAAGCTGAAAAATCCTGTGGCGATCAGCGCCACGACGATCAGGTGGTACCCGACGAGCGGCGTGCGGGCCATGGTCGGCACGATCATCGAGACGAGACCTGCGGCCGGCAGGAAGATGATGTAGACCTCCGGGTGGCCGAAGAACCAGAAGAGATGCTGCCATAGCAGCGGGTCGCCTCCGAGCGCAGCCGTGAAGAATGGCCAGCCGAACGCCCGCTCGATCTCGAGCATCATTGTCGCGAGGATGACCGCGGGAAAGGCGAACATGATCATACTGGCGAAGATCAGCATGGTCCAGGCGAAGATCGGCATCTGCGCGAGCGACATGCCCGGAGGGCGGGTCCGGAGCGCGCCGACGACGATCTCTATCGCCCCGGCGATGGCCGAGATCTCGATGAAGCCGATGCCGAGCAGCCAGAAGTCGGCATTGTCGCCCGGTGAAAATTCCATGAGCGTTAGCGGCGGATACATGAACCAGCCGCCCTTCGGCGAAAGGTCATAGAAAATCGTCGAGAAGAAGACCAGCCCGCCAACCACATAGGCCCAGATGGCGAAGGCGCTCAGACGGGGAAAGGGCAGGTCGCGGGCGGCGAGCATCTGCGGCAGCAGCATGACGCCAAGCGCCTCGACCGCCGGCACGGCGAAGAGGAACATCATCGTGGTGCCGTGAACGGTAAACATCTGGTTGTAGAGGTCCTGATCGATCAGGCGACTGTCGCCGACTGCCAGTTGGGTACGCATGATGAGCGCCAGCACGCCAGCCATCAGGAAGAACAGAAAGGCGATGCCGATATAGAGCAGGCCGATCACGGTATTGTTGACGGCGGTGACCAGCCGCCATCCGCTTGGCATTGCCCATATGCGCTCCAGTTCGCGGACCTCTCCTTCGGGGCGTGGATCGGGATTCGGCAGTTCCATCAGCCACCTCCGCCGCTAACGTCGCGCAGGAAGAAGAGTATGATCAGGCCGGAAACGAAACCGATGAATGCCTGTCCGACGCCCGTCCTGTCGCTGATGATTCGGGTATAGTGGGTAATCCGGACTCCCGCGATCCAGACCGCCGCCGCGCCGGCAAAAATGGCCAGGTTAAGCCAAAGTCCGAGGGCTGCGAAATCCAACATCGGTTGTCACCTCAATTGGTCCAGATAGAGTGCAAGCTCATTGAGCTCGCTCTGAGTGAAGATTTCGAAGGAAGGCATGAGGTTTTCCGGCTTCACGTGCTGGCTGTCGCGGATCCATTGTGCGAAGGCCGCGGGGTCATTTTCGAGCGTTGCCGCAGCGAGCGAATGCCGGCTGCCGACATGAGTCAGGTCAGGGCCGATTGTCCCCAGGGCGATTGTCCCCCGTATCCTGTGGCATGCGATGCAGCCGGACGACTGGAACAACGCCTGTCCGGTTGCCGCCGCCGGTCCAGAGGGTGGTTGGGCATCGGCGGCTTCATGATCGAGCCAGGCGGCGAATTCATCTTCGGGCATCGCGATCACGAAGAAGGCCATGAGGGCATGCGGCCCGCCGCAATATTCGGCGCACTGCCCCCGACTGATGCCGGCCTCCGTCACATCAAGCGTCATCCTGTTGGTGCGGCCTGGGATCATGTCGAGCTTGCCGGCAAGCTTCGGAACCCAGAAGCTGTGGATCACGTCCGCCGATGTCAGTGCAATCTCCACCGGCCGTCCGACCGGCAGGCGGATTTCGTTGGCGCTCTCGATCCTTTGGCCGTTTTCGTCGACATAGGTTACCCGCCACCACCAGCGGTTCCCTTCGACTTCGATACGCAGCCCGCCGTCCGTGTGCGCGGCCGGCGAGCCGGGTCCCATCAGGTAGAAACCGTAGCTCAGCAGAAGGCTGAGGGAAAGAATCGGGAAAATGATGCCACCTCCGACCACCA
Coding sequences:
- a CDS encoding DUF1328 domain-containing protein yields the protein MLKWALIFFLISLVAGFLGFSGVSAATAGIAKILFFIAVAIFLVFLVLAIMAGGIVL
- a CDS encoding c-type cytochrome: MKILYGVVVALIVLAATAVAYAVSPRSLEPIERPDPQRFDSATIELGERLALIGNCAECHTAERGEAYAGGRPIPTPLGTIFSTNITPDPETGIGNWSQAAFRRSMYEGLDREGQHLYPAFPYHHFTKVMPEDVDALYAYLMTREPVRNEAPENELRFPFNLRPLLAAWKLLYLDNERFTRLPDADEKVNRGAYLVQGLGHCGGCHTPRNALQAEKEDDFLRGEVTENWYAPAIAGDVPAAVRWNEQKLADYLAGRWVDEHGVAFGAMAPVVHNLSRIADEDVAAISAYITLLMEGDEAETDAEITGAVGDARDGDDIGAVIYAGACAVCHDASPSPFAAGLPLAYSTSIRIPTPLNLIRVIEEGVKPPEGQPGRYMPGFAGALTDEQLVALAAYLRGRYTGLEPWLDIDDVVARRTHPGAVAVAETAEAE
- a CDS encoding DUF3309 family protein — encoded protein: MLGTILLIILVVLLIAAIPTWPYSTGWGYGPSGFLGLLLVVLLILVLMGRI
- a CDS encoding xanthine dehydrogenase family protein molybdopterin-binding subunit, yielding MTVPGQLELSRRSLLKSGGALVLYFSISPVRLAAQEGAPADSPPPVRLPGSLSDFPFLDSWIRIDDDESITVFTGKAELGQGIRTALSQIAAEQLKVDFSRIRLLTADTGQTPDEGYTAASHSMEKSGTAILHAAAYLRRMMIELAADQLGVAADDLKAEDGTVVSSAGERLSYGQLVSGRSLHVTVNDQTGFFEPESYTVMGQSVPRVDIPGKVTGEPSYVHDLKLEGMVHARVVRPPRRGMRLSDLDTSQVDEMPGVIRVVRDGNYLGVIAEGEFQAIKAMRALQAAAQWEGGASLPSDTDIYDHLMQLPADSSVINGPETAASPPEGAKVVEATYTRPYQMHGSIGPSCAVGLFQNGQLTIWSHTQGVYPDRSAIAEMMGMDERAVRLIHMEGAGCYGHNGADDAAADAALLARALPDRPVRVQWMRDHEHQWEPYGSAMVVRANGSVSGTGDVSSWNYEVWSNPHTTRPGPAGNLLPAQLISGSFEPEAPANIPQPAGGADRNAVPEYNIPNARVVEHFISEMPLRTSALRSLGAYTNVFALESFMDELALAAGADPVEFRLVRLEDPRARDVVTTAAEAFDWNGWERRPGRGRGFAYARYKNLAAYCAVAIDVEVDGATGRIMLGRAVAACDSGQAVNPDGIRNQIEGGLVQSASWTLFEQVRFNEEGVHSADWAGYPIMRFPSVPETVEVHVIDRPGEPFLGTGEASQGPAAAAIANAVADAIGVRIRDLPLQPERVRSAMRA
- the ctaD gene encoding cytochrome c oxidase subunit I, with product MELPNPDPRPEGEVRELERIWAMPSGWRLVTAVNNTVIGLLYIGIAFLFFLMAGVLALIMRTQLAVGDSRLIDQDLYNQMFTVHGTTMMFLFAVPAVEALGVMLLPQMLAARDLPFPRLSAFAIWAYVVGGLVFFSTIFYDLSPKGGWFMYPPLTLMEFSPGDNADFWLLGIGFIEISAIAGAIEIVVGALRTRPPGMSLAQMPIFAWTMLIFASMIMFAFPAVILATMMLEIERAFGWPFFTAALGGDPLLWQHLFWFFGHPEVYIIFLPAAGLVSMIVPTMARTPLVGYHLIVVALIATGFFSFGLWVHHMFTTGIPALSLAFFSAASMAVAVPSGIQVFAWIATIAAGRERFRLTTPSLFVLGFLFIFTLGGLTGVMVAMVPFDYQVHDTYFVVAHFHYVLVGGFVFPLFAAFYYWTPLFSRRPLSERLGRWVFWLMFIGFNVAFLPMHLTGLKGMPRRVWTYPADMGWDLLNTISTVGAFVLGAGVLIFLADLVAKFRAGEPDVENPWGAGTLEWLPNDVYSTRSIPHITSREPLWDRPSLPQEVRDGHHYLPNAPTGGRETIVTSPIHARPQYIIQMPGPGWPPFLAAVFTAACFLLLTIKIVTVAIVCGALAIAFVLIWTWGLDPGPSKGTIEIAKGVRLPTYMTGPTSHSWWAMVVLMIVAGSLYFAYVFSYLFLWLVSPEVWAPAGSPAPPPGLWPASTAALLLSGSALIWLVSRRLGKLAASPVAMSAALLLSLASLIGALALELSGHLMTGLSPGDNAYGAMVYLGVVLFGQLAFTLAILGLYTLARYLTGKLDGVRRVTFDNYMLLYHYAVAQSLVGLALVHGFPRLIG
- a CDS encoding cytochrome c oxidase subunit II, giving the protein MSIVRSIAPLAILALQGCAGIQSALDPTGIEAERINVLSWLLMLFSTAVLVGVCAIAAAALFGGDALRARISGERLVVGGGIIFPILSLSLLLSYGFYLMGPGSPAAHTDGGLRIEVEGNRWWWRVTYVDENGQRIESANEIRLPVGRPVEIALTSADVIHSFWVPKLAGKLDMIPGRTNRMTLDVTEAGISRGQCAEYCGGPHALMAFFVIAMPEDEFAAWLDHEAADAQPPSGPAAATGQALFQSSGCIACHRIRGTIALGTIGPDLTHVGSRHSLAAATLENDPAAFAQWIRDSQHVKPENLMPSFEIFTQSELNELALYLDQLR
- a CDS encoding DUF1003 domain-containing protein, which codes for MNERSPAEATPRLDRNIRAVLKQRADDERNRTAQDRISQHITNFAGSLKFLYLHILAFGSWIVVNLGLLPGVPIFDPSFAMLAMIASVEAIFITTFVLISQNRMAREDAKRADLNLQISLLGEQEATRLLALVSAIAKRLDVKTDVDDTIDELATEITPEQVLHRLDEREAEPRE
- a CDS encoding (2Fe-2S)-binding protein, which gives rise to MITLRVNGSTFDTESDPETPLLYVLRNEIQLNGAKFGCGLGQCGSCTVLADNRPVFSCLTPIAMFAEREITTLEGLGSIDSPGPVQRAFIEEQAAQCGYCIPGMIMRAHALLLLNSAPDELTIRQALEPSLCRCGTHMRILRAVHRASEGFREQTSAAGGNTQ
- a CDS encoding YciE/YciF ferroxidase family protein, with the protein product MAEKTLETLFYETLRDVYYAERQILKALPKMARAAQSQNCKDAFEKHKEQTETHVERLQQVFDMIGKRAQGRTCEAMDGLIAEGEDVAEEFKGSPAIDAGLIAAAQAVEHYEIARYGTLKTWATQLGLKEAVSLLDATLQEEGDTDKKLTKLAVDAANQKAKAA